A window of the Janthinobacterium agaricidamnosum NBRC 102515 = DSM 9628 genome harbors these coding sequences:
- a CDS encoding flagellar basal body protein, whose translation MSTISGPLSAGVSGISANQRALDVAGHNIANANTANLKAQQASFQESSPAGSGVTLSVEGRNLAANNLNRINGPETKENGVNLNQEVNNTLVYKLGAQLSANVVKSADQALGSVIDVKT comes from the coding sequence ATGTCTACTATTTCAGGCCCGCTGAGCGCCGGCGTGTCCGGCATCAGCGCCAACCAGCGCGCGCTGGATGTGGCCGGCCACAATATCGCCAACGCCAATACCGCCAACCTCAAGGCGCAACAAGCGTCGTTCCAGGAAAGCAGTCCAGCCGGCAGCGGCGTCACCTTGTCGGTCGAAGGCCGCAACCTGGCCGCCAACAATCTCAACCGCATCAACGGCCCGGAAACCAAGGAAAACGGCGTCAACCTGAACCAGGAAGTGAACAATACCCTGGTCTACAAGCTGGGCGCGCAGTTGTCGGCGAATGTGGTCAAGTCCGCCGACCAGGCGCTGGGCAGCGTGATCGACGTCAAGACTTGA
- a CDS encoding dienelactone hydrolase family protein — MPAASLALDARVNEQIIMVPASQGRVALETTLFRPNGDGPFPLLIINHGKQAGDPHAQRRDRFIYMATSFVRRGYAVLVPMRTGFAQSSGTYVGHGCDMTANGNAQADDIVDVVNYARRQPWADGERIVVAGQSYGGLAAVALAARPVPGVRGVLNFAGGLRDDDHGCDWKSALAKAYANYGAHNRIPSLWLYGANDSYFAPQLVQRMYRSFTGSGGGASLYAYGPYKNDAHVMLASRDGEAVWRAPTERFLQVIGMPTADIYPVPDTPAPPKTNFAPLDDIAAVPFLPDRGRDAYRDFLARRTPRAFAVSPSGAWGWAEEGEEPDSRAVAACQARSSQPCRLYSVDDDVVWPENSANHTAVGRTE; from the coding sequence TTGCCGGCCGCGTCGCTGGCGCTCGACGCCCGGGTGAATGAACAGATCATCATGGTACCGGCCAGCCAGGGACGGGTGGCGCTGGAAACCACCTTGTTCCGTCCGAATGGCGATGGACCATTTCCCTTGTTAATCATTAATCACGGCAAGCAGGCCGGCGATCCGCACGCCCAGCGGCGCGACCGTTTTATTTATATGGCGACTTCCTTTGTGCGGCGCGGTTATGCGGTGCTGGTGCCGATGCGCACCGGCTTCGCGCAGTCGAGCGGCACCTATGTCGGGCATGGCTGCGACATGACGGCCAACGGCAATGCGCAGGCCGACGATATCGTCGACGTGGTCAATTATGCGCGGCGCCAGCCTTGGGCCGATGGCGAGCGCATCGTCGTGGCCGGGCAATCGTATGGCGGCTTGGCGGCCGTGGCGCTGGCCGCGCGGCCGGTGCCGGGGGTGCGCGGCGTGCTCAATTTCGCCGGCGGCTTGCGCGACGACGACCACGGCTGCGACTGGAAGTCGGCGCTGGCCAAGGCCTACGCCAATTACGGCGCGCACAATCGCATCCCGAGCCTGTGGCTGTACGGCGCCAACGATTCCTATTTCGCCCCGCAACTGGTGCAACGCATGTATCGTTCCTTTACCGGTTCCGGCGGCGGCGCCAGCCTGTATGCTTACGGACCCTATAAAAACGACGCCCACGTGATGCTGGCCAGCCGCGATGGCGAGGCGGTGTGGCGCGCGCCAACCGAGCGTTTCTTGCAAGTTATCGGCATGCCGACCGCCGATATCTATCCTGTGCCGGACACGCCGGCGCCGCCGAAAACCAATTTTGCGCCGCTGGACGATATCGCCGCCGTGCCGTTTCTGCCGGACCGTGGCCGCGACGCTTACCGTGATTTCCTGGCCAGGCGCACGCCGCGCGCATTCGCCGTGTCGCCCAGCGGCGCCTGGGGCTGGGCCGAAGAGGGCGAGGAACCGGACAGCCGTGCCGTGGCCGCTTGCCAGGCCAGGAGCAGCCAGCCTTGCCGTTTATATTCGGTTGACGATGACGTGGTGTGGC